From BD1-7 clade bacterium, one genomic window encodes:
- the fdx_1 gene encoding Ferredoxin: protein MALKITEECINCDVCEPECPNEAIYQGEEIYEIDPSKCTECVGHYDEPQCQQVCPIDCIPLDPKHMETEEKLWEKYATLTGNPIP from the coding sequence ATGGCACTTAAAATCACTGAAGAATGTATCAATTGCGACGTTTGCGAGCCGGAATGCCCGAACGAAGCGATTTATCAAGGTGAAGAAATCTACGAGATCGACCCCAGCAAATGCACCGAGTGTGTGGGTCACTACGATGAGCCTCAATGTCAGCAAGTGTGTCCCATCGACTGTATCCCACTCGATCCCAAGCATATGGAAACCGAGGAAAAACTATGGGAAAAATACGCCACTCTCACCGGCAATCCGATTCCCTGA